A window of Rhodothermales bacterium genomic DNA:
AATCCACGCGAATCCCCTCGGCGAGGGTCGCGAGTTCATTCAGCAGATCAAGTCGAAAAGGACTGTACGGCTCGGAGAGGCAGCCGTCGATGTCGGAAACAAAGAGACGGATTGGCCGGTCGCTGTTGTTCCTCGTTCGCATGCCCGTGAACCTTCACCCTGCGCTAGCTCCGGCCGAGAGCATCTCCAATGAGATCGACAAACTCGTCCGAGATTCCCATGCTGCTGAAGCCTCCGTCGTGGAAGAGGTTCTGCATGGTCACCATGCGCGTCAGATCGCTGAGAAGAGTGACGGTGTAGTCTGCGCAGCTTGCAGCGTCGGCATTACCGAGCGGTGAAATCCGCTCCGCGAACTCGAACATCGCGTTGAAACTGTCGATGCCTGCGCCGGCCGTCGTACGGGTTGGACTCTGGGAGATCGTGTTGATACGGATGCCGCGTTTGCCCAGGCGATACCCGAACGAGCGCGCGATGCTCTCCAGCAGCGCCTTCGCATCACCCATCTCCGAGTACTTGGAAAAGATTCTCTGCGCGCCGAGATAGGTCAGTGCCACGATCGAGCCGTTGGCGCGCAGGGCGTCGGTCTTTATGGCATGATGCACGATACGGTGAAGACTTATGGCCGACACCTCGAGCGTCTTCTGATACCACTCGTAATTGAGATCCTCGTAGTCGCGATTCTTCCGAACGTTCATCCCCATTCCGATAGAA
This region includes:
- a CDS encoding SDR family oxidoreductase produces the protein MSSPGHSLLQGKTGVIFGALNESSLAWLIAESVYREGGRFVLSNAPVARKLGGIDVLAEKTEAEVIWADATSDEDLEDLFKKTAELFGGVDFIVHSIGMGMNVRKNRDYEDLNYEWYQKTLEVSAISLHRIVHHAIKTDALRANGSIVALTYLGAQRIFSKYSEMGDAKALLESIARSFGYRLGKRGIRINTISQSPTRTTAGAGIDSFNAMFEFAERISPLGNADAASCADYTVTLLSDLTRMVTMQNLFHDGGFSSMGISDEFVDLIGDALGRS